One region of Brassica napus cultivar Da-Ae chromosome A10, Da-Ae, whole genome shotgun sequence genomic DNA includes:
- the LOC106420276 gene encoding myosin-14-like, with amino-acid sequence MDSHHASLGRRTLEEIRQKRAAQRLSKTSSGPDLSEIPIPTAGIRKSESENRLSETDVGALYSQLKELQKKNADMEERNKMLYSKLQTNEAENESLETRLNVLEQNTVPSLRKALKEIAMEKDAAVVSREDLSAQVRTLKKRVKEAEEEQYRAEEDAASLRAELNSIQQQTMGTSFVGVSPDQVLEKEMAKLKLELQKESMLRQQEQQRVAEEQTRVASLLSEKQELEQKISALSSGASEASESSQKVFSVEDKEILEKQLHDMAVALERLESSRQKLLMEIDNQSSEIEKLFEENSNLSASYQESINISKQWENQVKECLKQNVELREALDKLRTEQAGTLSRVSPEVQANGSHGTETLSLKSELAKEQSRAESLSAQVLQLSAQLQQTTQAYNGLMRVYKPVLRNIESSLIRLKQDGSVTVAQ; translated from the exons ATGGACTCGCACCACGCGTCTCTAGGACGTCGGACC TTGGAGGAGATCCGTCAAAAGAGAGCCGCTCAAAGGCTTAGCAAAACTTCTTCAGGTCCAGATCTTAGCGAGATTCCGATTCCTACGGCTG GGATCAGGAAATCCGAGAGCGAGAATCGACTTTCTGAG ACAGATGTTGGTGCTTTATATTCTCAGCTCAAAGAGCTGCAGAAGAAGAATGCAGACATGGAGGAGCGTAACAAAATGTTGTATTCAAAG CTTCAGACAAATGAAGCTGAGAATGAATCACTTGAGACTCGGTTGAATGTGCTA GAACAGAACACAGTGCCATCTCTGAGAAAAGCTCTAAAGGAAATTGCAATGGAGAAAGATGCTGCTGTTGTTTCACGA GAGGATCTCTCAGCTCAAGTTAGGACTTTGAAGAAACGTGTTAAGGAGGCAGAGGAGGAACAATATCGA GCTGAGGAAGATGCAGCATCTCTCAGAGCAGAGCTTAACTCGATACAACAACAAACAATGGGTACTTCATTTGTTGGAGTTTCCCCGGACCAAGTATTAGAGAAAGAGATGGCCAAACTAAAATTAGAATTACAG AAAGAATCAATGTTGAGGCAGCAAGAACAACAGCGTGTAGCTGAAGAACAAACACGAGTTGCTTCGTTATTGTCTGAAAAGCAGGAACTGGAACAGAAAATTTCAGCTTTATCTAGCGGTGCCTCAG AAGCATCAGAGTCAagtcaaaaagtattttcagtG GAAGATAAAGAAATACTTGAGAAGCAGTTGCATGATATGGCTGTTGCACTTGAAAGACTGGAAAGTAGTAGACAAAAGCTTCTCATGGAG ATTGACAACCAATCATCTGAAATAGAGAAGCTTTTTGAGGAGAACTCGAACCTCTCGGCTTCGTATCAAGAATCAATCAACATCTCAAAGCAGTGGGAGAATCAA GTGAAAGAATGTCTAAAGCAAAATGTAGAACTCCGTGAAGCTCTGGACAAGTTAAGAACAGAACAAGCTGGTACTCTATCACGAGTGTCTCCAGAAGTTCAGGCAAATGGGTCACATGGAACTGAAACTCTGTCCCTCAAG AGCGAACTGGCGAAAGAACAGAGCAGAGCTGAATCGTTATCTGCGCAAGTTCTCCAACTGTCAGCTCAACTCCAGCAAACAACACAAGCATACAATGGGCTTATGCGTGT CTATAAACCCGTGCTTAGAAACATTGAGAGCAGCTTAATCAGGCTGAAACAAGATGGATCAGTTACAGTGGCACAGTGA